Below is a window of Nicotiana tabacum cultivar K326 chromosome 19, ASM71507v2, whole genome shotgun sequence DNA.
AAATCAGTCATAATAAAGATCCTTCTATTTCTATCTCATCATCATCTAGTAATCACAAATCCACTATACTACAATTCTACAAAAACAATAGGAAATATTagacaaggaaaagaaaaaaagagagaataaagCCATAGCGCACGTGAGAATAGGATGTTATGCGCGCGTGGGATCCTCGAATATTGTCGCACATGGTGTGCTTCAAAATTTGCCCAAGCACACATCGAACTCAACCATTAGAGAGTCTGAGCTTCTGGACTTAACTAAATTTAGCTTCATTGCCTTCCCGGCATTTCTTCCCTATTCTCCGGATCACACCAGGCACTCTCACACACTACACACTATCTCCATGTTCCATAGCCGGCACAAAATCGAGATCTGAAAGTAGACAATATCAACGGCGACCATTGATTCACTCGCATTATCCATATATGTCTCGGCCGCCCAATCATGAGTTTCAGGAATGGTGGAACAAGCAAAGAGCCAGTGGCAATGAGGATCTCCTCTCTTCTTCCTCCGAAAACCCTAGCTTTTTGACAGTTGAGATCCGTAGCCCTACCGTTGATAAGAAGGAACGTACTCGCAGTGCTCGTCAACTTTCCTGGATTTaccttctcaagtttcagcaaatTGCTAATTCAATCGCATTCCTCACGAACGGCTTCATTTCAATCGTTCGCACCGCCAATCGCCGAATCGTTACATCCAATTCGGCGCCTCATCGATCGGATTCTAAGCTCTATCGCGTAATTAAGGTGTTTTTAACAGTTTCAGTTATATTGTTAGTGTTTGAGCTGGTTGCTTACTTCAGAGGATGGCATTTCAGTCCTCCGACTGTGGAATCGGCGTCGGCGGAAGTGGTGGACTTAGTGGAGTACGTGTATGCCAATTGGTTAGACATTAGGGCTAACTATTTGGCGCCGCCATTACAGAGCTTGACCAATATGTGCATTGTTTTGTTCCTTATACAGTCGGTAGATCGAGTGGTTCTTGTACTTGGTTGTTTTTGGATCAAGTTCCGACGTTTGAAACCTTTGGCGGAGATTGAGTACTCTGCTGATGTGGACAATCTGAATGCAGAGGATTATCCCATGGTGTTGCTTCAGATACCAATGTGCAATGAGAGGGAGGTAAGACCATGTATGTTTTCAAGTTCTCACTGCTAAAGTCTATTGGCAATTACTCCCTTTATTTCAATTTAAATAtgttacttttctttttagttagtTTAAAAATGTATGCCTCTTTCTATATGTAGTTAGTATTTAATTCTAACattctcattttacccttaatgacacTGCATATAGAAATGACATGGCACATTTAAGACCACATCAAAGGATACTTTTGATACATTATACACACCTTTAGGTTAAGATCACAAGATTCAAAAGTTTTGTTTATATTCTTAATTTTATGCCTAGTCAAACTTAGGCAAATAaaatgaaacggagggagtacatgTTTAATGAATTTGCTTCCTTACTTTGTTTATTCATTTCTAGGCCAAGTGTCGAGCTAGTCTCGCCTGTAGAAGTAGGAATGATTATATGCAATCTTTATTAATTTTGCAGTTTCTAGTGATGTTTCGAATGTAAAACCTTTCATGGGTTTAATTTCCTATTTTTGTAGAATAGAGAACTTTTGACTATTAACAATCATGAAAATTTGGATACTTTTGAGATGATGACTTTACTAAGCCGGAGACTTTTTGACAACAGTACTTAGTTGGATTTAGATATAAGGTGAATAGCTGATTAAACCGAGTAGTCCTACCTGACCCTGAATGTAGATTTAAGAACGAGTCTGCACACGGGCAAACAATTTCTAAGAATAGTATCTTGGGTCAACCCCCACAATTGTCACCACGCTGTGCTCGTGACAGAAACTATACACTTATTATCTGCTGAGCTTTTAAAATGTTTTTATTCGTGATGTTAATTTAGGTATGTCCTCATGACAAGCCACTTTTATCCTAAATAGGTAAGTTGATTATTTTTGCTGAGTTACTGTTTGACTGAATTGTCAATTCCTTCACTGTGGTACTGTTCAGGTGTACCAACAATCGATTGCAGCAGTATGTGTCCAGGACTGGCCTAAGGAAAGAATGCTCGTACAAATTTTAGATGACTCGGATGACTTGGGTGTTCAGGGACTTATCAAGGCTGAAGTACAAAAGTGGCAACACAAGGGTGTGCACATTGTATATCGTCATCGTCTTATACGCACAGGCTATAAGGCAGGAAATCTCAAATCTGCGATGAGTTGTGACTACGTTAAAGATTATGAATTTGTAGCAATATTTGATGCAGATTTCCAGCCAGCACCAGATTTTCTTAAGAAAACTGTTCCCTACTTCAAGGTGATTGCTTTTCCAAGATCTATCTGGGTGGTTCATGCAGGCACCAAAGATTGTTATATGAAATGAAATCTTCTTACAATCGGCCTGTCTCTACTAGTTGGTGTTACCTTGGAGTTTACCATGCTATTTCTTAATGAAAAATGGGATCTGTCACTAACACGAGGAACTCAAGATTTTTCTATCTAAAAAAAACGAGGAACTCTAGATTCTTAGAGAAGATTTAGAAGGAATTGGAATTTCATAGAGAGAACTAAGTAAAAATTTCATAATACACAACAAGGAGTTTGCTAATCTTTATATGCAAAAATTACTAGTCCGTGTTTTTGTACAAATGTTCTCTTGAGCATTATCAAAATATCTCTTCTTAAGTTTCCTTCTAGAAACTACCGATTGTGGAGTTTTCTGATtcgtcttttttcttttttctttttttgggctATACTGAGAACAATTGGTGCTGAATTGTTATTTCCTTCATCTAATGTGCATGTGTTTTAATGCTGGCTGGAATACTTTATCTTAGTAGATAAAAAATtggcacgatctgagcaagcttGATTGTTATCgtcaaattatttctttttaggATCTTGCTACGAGTAATTTGCTAAATGCTTATGCTTTATTAAGTGCATTCAAGATTTCAAGTTATCTTTATCCTGAGAGAAAAATCAGGCTTGTATAAAAATTGTTTTCTATCTCTTGGGTACTACCGTACTAGTGTTATATTGAGCTTCCCTCCTTTTAATTGCAGTATGCTGTATGCTTCATTAATTGGCTGCCATAGTCCACTTTGGGGCATTGTTCCAATTGTATCTATAACTTTTATCTGCTTGCATTCTTGAAGGGACATGATGACATCGCTCTTGTCCAAACAAGGTGGTCTTTTGTGAACAAGGACGGGAATTTACTTACAAGATTGCAGAACATAAATCTTGCATTTCATTTTGAGGTTGAGCAACAAGTCAATGGATGGTTCATCAACTTCTTTGGCTTCAATGGCACTGCTGGTGTATGGAGAATCAAGGCCCTTGAAGAATGCGGAGGCTGGTTAGAGAGAACAACAGTTGAAGATATGGATATTGCTGTCCGTGCTCACCTTTGTGGATGGAAGTTTATCTATTTGAACGACGTTAAGGTTTGCAATTTTCTAAATTGTGAATTAATGTCTTTGTCCGATAACGGTTAGACAGGTTTAGAAAATTTAGCTCTCTTTTTGTCTAGTGCCTGTGTGAACTGCCGGAGTCTTACGAGGCATATAAGAAGCAGCAACACCGGTGGCATTCTGGTCCAATGCAACTTTTTCGCCTGTGTTTTTCCGACATATTGCGTTCAAAGGTTCGTATGGTTTATTTATCATAAGCAAATATTCTTACAGATTTTGGTCACACAGTAgcaatcttttttctttttcttttttttggtcaCGTCTCACAGTATCTATGACTAACTTGAAGATTAGTCGGAAAgttattcaatatttaatatggccagtaaattaaaaagggaaaacaaaCTTGGTCATCGCAGGGGTCATAACTTGGTTCTTTTTCTAGAACATTAAACTCTGATCCATTGGGTCATAAGTTGGTTCTTTTTCTAGAACTATAAATTCTGATCCATTATGAGTGAATCCTCTATTTCCATTTGCTCTATTAAGGTCCATTGCAGTCCATTAGTTAAATAGTTTGTCTTTTTAGTCAAATTAAAAGATTTCTAAATCTAGAGGTTATTTAAGTGTATTATTTATATCtacaatgacattcttagtctctAACCAGATTACAAAAACTCTTGGCAAACATCGGATTATCAACAATTAAGCCGATGGTTGATATCTTTAAAATGGATCATTTGCTTCTGCTGTTTTCTGCTCATCTTATTGATTTCTTGAGGAACATTTAGTTATATCATCCGGAATTGCTATTGAGAGTGTAATTCTTTTGAGCAATGTTATCAAAAAATTTCACTTCACTTTCAAGAAATGtgtgctttgcatctttctttttGCTAAAAACCTCATGTCCTTGctgttttttgtgattttcgcttttaaaAACATTTCTTTCGAGATGATTTTCCTCCAGCAGTCCCCTTTAGCATCGTCATCATAGTTTTGACGTAGGACATGATCAAACTATTTCAGACGACCTTAtttcattttatccttaatgtAATTATGTATGTTGCACCCTCTGTCAAATGTGCTGATTTCTAATTGAGAAAAGACATAAGTTGCCCATCAAACTTGTCTGAAAAAAATCATTTACACACCTTAACTTTACGGGCGACCTATGTCCCCCTTATTTTTGTTTTAGGTGAATTTAATACCCCCTTGATAACACATAATCAGTCTTGTGGTGGGCTGTGTATTACACACGCGCCACGTGTCAAAAgctgctttattttattttattttcacttATTTCGTTACTTTTTCAAATCTTTTTTCATATCATCTTCAACCACCTACACCACCATGGAAGATCCATCATTTTCAGCTTTAAAAAGTAGGGGAAAAACTCGTCGTCGGAAAATTGATGCCGGAAAACCCAACTTTTCAACCAATTAAAAACCCTCAAGCTTCGGCAAAATTTATGTTCAAACAGAAAAGcactttcaaatttcaataaaCTGTAATTATCAATGGCTTCAAAGTGAGCTATTGATCCTTAGGCCATTCTATGCTCTTCCCTCTTTCAAAAGACCCTTTAGTTggaaatattttacaaaaatctcaAGCTCATAACTTGACGCCAAGTAAACTAATATGTATCATCTGGAATTCAACTCAAATAAAGTGAAATACAAGAATCATGGTACAAGCAAACATAAAGTTAGCTAATGATTTCAGCATCTGCACTATTactcttttaagaaaaaaaacacaacaaTCTTTTCAAGAGGCCAGACTAAAccatttatttaattttgttcaaCGAAATATTACAATAAATAAATCATAAACAAAGGATTTTTGTAGCTAGGAGAAGTTGGTGAATGGAATCAATATGGCTATATATGGGTGTGGGAAGTACAGGTTGTACTGCTATTGCTGAAAGGTGGTggagagtacttctactcgggtAAAGAAAAagtagaagagaaaaagaagaaaaaagaaaaaaaggaagagggGATGGTGGCAGATACAATGGTGTATGGCGGAGATACGGTGGTGTCTTGGGTGGGAAAAGAGAAATGATggtaaagagaagaagaaaaggtagagagagaaaacaaaaaagagaataaaataagaaagaagtagtataaaagaaaaagggacGGACACAGTAAAAATATGTATCTAATTTTAATCTTTTCCCCTCTTAC
It encodes the following:
- the LOC107809757 gene encoding putative xyloglucan glycosyltransferase 6, whose protein sequence is MSRPPNHEFQEWWNKQRASGNEDLLSSSSENPSFLTVEIRSPTVDKKERTRSARQLSWIYLLKFQQIANSIAFLTNGFISIVRTANRRIVTSNSAPHRSDSKLYRVIKVFLTVSVILLVFELVAYFRGWHFSPPTVESASAEVVDLVEYVYANWLDIRANYLAPPLQSLTNMCIVLFLIQSVDRVVLVLGCFWIKFRRLKPLAEIEYSADVDNLNAEDYPMVLLQIPMCNEREVYQQSIAAVCVQDWPKERMLVQILDDSDDLGVQGLIKAEVQKWQHKGVHIVYRHRLIRTGYKAGNLKSAMSCDYVKDYEFVAIFDADFQPAPDFLKKTVPYFKGHDDIALVQTRWSFVNKDGNLLTRLQNINLAFHFEVEQQVNGWFINFFGFNGTAGVWRIKALEECGGWLERTTVEDMDIAVRAHLCGWKFIYLNDVKCLCELPESYEAYKKQQHRWHSGPMQLFRLCFSDILRSKVSWFKKANLIFLFFLLRKLILPFYSFTLFCIILPLTMFLPEAQLPAWVVCYVPGLMSILNILPAPQSFPFIVPYLLFENTMSVTKFNAMISGLFQLGSSYEWIVTKKLGRSSEADLVSMVENESEPLVEKSTVSRSSSESGLAELTKLEMTKKKGKRKRNRLYRKELALALILLTASVRSLLSAQGIHFYFLLFQGFTFLVVGLDLIGEQVS